The following coding sequences lie in one Lolium perenne isolate Kyuss_39 chromosome 2, Kyuss_2.0, whole genome shotgun sequence genomic window:
- the LOC127332822 gene encoding uncharacterized protein, with amino-acid sequence MADARHEPRDATDISTAEAADDFEFRVVPTGGGPASAGAGADMCVADELFSGGKLLPLRPSSAAAADVTGAVLLPRCESVAGLGSRYDCRSASSSGSSSGCVSRSQSSKSASSEHGAAPPARRSLSSSVFYAHPSPSPQLRSSTRPRRSTGSAPPPARWGVLRLGVVGAPDVYPPRPSDAKITAASRGGSGRSARFERAASAVERSFRKRGAGLGFGCRCSPDVVVEPIGLPDQAAGRKSGADDGGVKSGRSNRRSRILEWLEELSIGKGKK; translated from the coding sequence ATGGCCGATGCCCGCCACGAGCCCCGCGACGCCACCGacatctccaccgccgaagcggcTGATGACTTCGAGTTCCGCGTCGTGCCCACCGGCGGCGGCCCTGCCTCGGCCGGCGCGGGCGCGGACATGTGCGTGGCCGACGAGCTGTTTTCCGGCGGCAAGCTGCTCCCGCTCCGCCCCTCGTCGGCCGCCGCTGCGGACGTCACCGGCGCCGTCCTGCTTCCGCGGTGCGAGTCTGTCGCCGGCTTGGGCTCGCGGTACGACTGCCGCAGCGCGAGCTCCAGCGGCAGCAGCAGCGGGTGCGTGAGCCGCAGCCAGTCGTCCAAGAGCGCCTCCTCCGAGCACGGCGCCGCGCCGCCTGCGCGGAGGTCGCTGTCGAGCAGCGTGTTCTACGCGcacccgagcccgtcgccgcagcTGCGGTCGTCGACTCGCCCCCGCCGGAGCACGGGCTCGGCCCCGCCGCCCGCCCGGTGGGGCGTCCTACGGCTCGGCGTCGTCGGTGCCCCCGACGTGTACCCACCGCGCCCGTCCGATGCCAAGATCACCGCGGCGTCGAGGGGCGGCAGCGGCAGGAGCGCGAGGTTCGAGCGGGCGGCGAGCGCCGTGGAGAGGAGCTTCCGGAAGCGCGGCGCGGGGCTCGGTTTCGGGTGCAGGTGCTCGCCCGACGTCGTCGTCGAGCCCATCGGCTTGCCGGATCAGGCGGCGGGAAGGAAGAGCGGGGCTGATGATGGAGGCGTGAAGAGCGGCCGGAGCAACCGTCGCAGTAGGATCCTGGAGTGGCTCGAGGAGCTTTCGATCGGCAAGGGGAAGAAGTGA
- the LOC139835500 gene encoding uncharacterized protein produces the protein MATCLRKVAVDEFGVTKGSRREAKDTWWWNDEVQKVIREKKDCFRCLYLDRSAANMEKYKVAKKAAKRAVSEARGRAYEDLYQRLNTKEGERDIYKMAKFRERKTRDVSEVKCIKDGDDQLLVKDEAIKRRWREYFDNLYNGEAESSTIELDDSLDDTSMCFVRCIQESEVKEALRRMKGGKAMGPGGIPIEAWRGLGDVAILFIGF, from the coding sequence ATGGCGACCTGCTTGCGGAAGGTCGCTGTAGATGAGTTTGGGGTGACTAAGGGAAGTAGAAGGGAAGCTAAGGATACCTGGTGGTGGAACGATGAGGTCCAGAAGGTTATTAGggagaaaaaggactgtttcagaTGCCTATATCTGGACAGGAGTGCAGCTAACATGGAGAAGTACAAGGTGGCGAAGAAGGCTGCAAAGCGGGCGGTGAGTGAAGCAAGGGGTCGGGCGTATGAGGACCTCTACCAACGTTTAAACACGAAGGAAGGCGAAAGGGACATCTATAAGATGGCCAAGTTTAGGGAGAGGAAGACGAGGGATGTCAGCGAAGTCAAATGCATCAAGGACGGAGATGATCAACTTCTTGTGAAGGATGAGGCGATCAAGCGTAGATGGCGGGAGTACTTTGACAACCTTTACAATGGAGAGGCTGAGAGCTCTACCATTGAGCTAGACGACTCCTTGGATGATACCAGCATGTGCTTTGTGCGATGTATCCAGGAGTCTGAGGTTAAGGAGGCGTTAAGGAGGATGAAAGGCGGCAAGGCGATGGGTCCTGGTGGTATCCCCATCGAGGCATGGAGAGGCCTTGGAGACGTAgcgata